Proteins encoded by one window of Kribbella flavida DSM 17836:
- a CDS encoding DUF6412 domain-containing protein, which translates to MTLLGRALAGVWTLAMPALGPDSGLLAVAVLTAAAVLFALLAAARTTPLGPAPLHALSTALRAQSRQARYIPLRDPDAAGRPRPRAPGQR; encoded by the coding sequence ATGACACTGCTGGGCAGGGCACTCGCCGGCGTCTGGACGCTGGCGATGCCTGCCCTCGGGCCGGACTCCGGCCTGCTGGCCGTCGCCGTACTCACGGCGGCGGCCGTTCTGTTCGCGCTGCTGGCGGCTGCCCGGACGACCCCGCTGGGGCCGGCCCCGCTGCACGCGCTCAGCACCGCCCTGCGTGCGCAGTCACGCCAGGCGCGCTACATCCCGCTCCGCGATCCCGACGCCGCCGGCAGGCCGCGTCCGAGAGCACCGGGTCAGAGGTAA
- a CDS encoding DNA polymerase IV, translating to MRADPSILHVDLDAFFAAVEQRDKPSLRGKPVVVGGIGLRGVVSTASYEARKYGVRSAMSTAEARSRCPHAAYLGTRFEVYRETSQAVMAQMRALSPLVEPLSLDEAFVDLAASGLRDLTVEDVEAIAADLKAAIRSATGGLTASVGAGTSKLIAKIASDLDKPDGVVVVPPGTEAEFLAPMQVTVIPGVGPATAQRLSMAGVRTVADLQQLAEDELIRQVGSAHGTSLHRLAVAADDRPVVSDRETKSVSVEDTFETDLIDRSLLSAIGDRMAHRVAERLQKAQLSGRTVTVKTRMHDFTTHTRSFTLAGPTDDPRVIARVARRLLDDSDISGGIRLLGVGVSSLADWIQDDLFTESEADEAALELVDLPERPRERQTGYYPGQDVVHSTHGQGWVWGTGRGLVTVRFETAETPAGPVRTFGVDDPELTRLQRVDPDEAPDASEEAADAPASSAADAPASSAADAPASSAGDAPASSVAEGH from the coding sequence GTGCGTGCCGATCCGTCGATCCTGCATGTCGACCTGGACGCGTTCTTCGCGGCCGTCGAGCAGCGGGACAAGCCCTCCCTGCGCGGCAAACCCGTCGTCGTGGGCGGGATCGGCCTGCGCGGCGTCGTGTCGACCGCGTCGTACGAGGCGCGCAAGTACGGCGTACGGTCGGCGATGTCGACGGCCGAGGCCAGGTCGCGCTGCCCGCACGCGGCGTACCTGGGGACGCGTTTCGAGGTCTACCGCGAGACCAGCCAGGCGGTGATGGCGCAGATGCGGGCCTTGTCCCCGCTGGTCGAGCCGTTGTCGCTGGACGAGGCGTTCGTCGACCTCGCCGCGTCCGGCCTGCGCGACCTGACCGTCGAGGACGTCGAGGCGATCGCCGCGGACCTCAAGGCGGCGATCAGGTCGGCGACCGGCGGCCTGACCGCGTCGGTCGGCGCCGGTACGTCGAAGCTGATCGCCAAGATCGCCAGCGACCTGGACAAGCCCGACGGTGTGGTGGTCGTGCCGCCCGGCACCGAGGCGGAGTTCCTGGCCCCGATGCAGGTCACGGTGATTCCTGGCGTCGGGCCGGCGACGGCGCAGCGGCTGAGCATGGCCGGCGTCCGCACGGTGGCGGACCTGCAGCAGCTCGCGGAGGACGAGCTGATCCGGCAGGTCGGCTCGGCGCACGGTACGAGCCTGCACCGGCTCGCGGTCGCCGCCGACGACCGCCCGGTGGTCAGCGACCGGGAAACCAAGTCGGTCAGCGTCGAGGACACCTTCGAGACCGACCTCATCGACCGGTCCTTGCTGTCGGCAATCGGTGACCGGATGGCGCACCGTGTCGCCGAACGCCTGCAGAAGGCGCAGCTCTCCGGCCGGACCGTCACGGTGAAGACCCGGATGCACGACTTCACCACCCACACCCGCTCGTTCACCCTGGCCGGGCCGACCGACGACCCGCGGGTGATCGCCCGGGTCGCCCGCCGCCTGCTCGACGACAGCGACATCTCCGGCGGCATCCGGCTGCTCGGCGTCGGCGTCTCGTCGCTGGCCGACTGGATCCAGGACGACCTGTTCACCGAGTCGGAGGCCGACGAGGCGGCCCTCGAGCTCGTCGACCTGCCCGAACGTCCACGCGAACGCCAGACCGGCTACTACCCCGGCCAGGATGTCGTCCACAGCACGCACGGTCAGGGCTGGGTCTGGGGAACCGGCCGGGGCCTGGTCACCGTGCGCTTCGAGACCGCCGAGACTCCCGCGGGCCCGGTCCGGACGTTCGGCGTCGACGACCCCGAGCTGACCCGTCTGCAGCGGGTGGACCCGGACGAAGCGCCGGACGCATCGGAAGAGGCCGCGGATGCTCCGGCTTCGTCGGCCGCGGATGCTCCGGCCTCGTCGGCGGCGGATGCTCCGGCTTCGTCGGCCGGGGATGCTCCGGCTTCGTCAGTCGCCGAGGGGCACTGA
- a CDS encoding glutamate--cysteine ligase: MGEEVDRVEFTRADRTAFRDQVHRNLDAFARMLREARFDAERPMTGIEIELNLVDENCDPAFKNAEVLSAIEDDAFQTELGQFNVEINVPPGQIDGDGLQTMEQSIRASLNAAEEKAQRTGSSMVVVGILPTLMTDHIRREALSTNPRYALLNDQIFQARGEDVQISIDGVERLQVTADSIVPEAACTSTQFHLQVTPEAFPRYWNAAQAISGVQLAVGANSPFLFGKELMRETRIELFEQAADTRTHELKTQGVRPRVWFGERWITSIFDLFEENSRYYPALLPVTSEEDPIAVLDRGDTPELAELRLHNGTIYRWNRPVYDVVREKPHLRVENRVLPAGPTVVDTMANGAFYFGLVRALADDERPIWSQMSFSAAEENFHVAARQGIDAEVFWPGVGTVRATELVLRRLLPLASRGLDGWGVAPAVRDRLLGIIEQRCLTHRNGASWQADEFHRLYTKGSHGRRDALRGMLSRYRDHMHANTPVHEWPVD; this comes from the coding sequence ATGGGCGAGGAAGTCGACCGGGTCGAGTTCACCCGGGCGGACCGGACCGCGTTCCGCGACCAGGTCCATCGCAACCTGGACGCGTTCGCGCGGATGCTGCGGGAGGCGCGGTTCGACGCCGAGCGGCCGATGACCGGGATCGAGATCGAGCTGAACCTGGTCGACGAGAACTGCGACCCGGCGTTCAAGAACGCCGAGGTGCTGAGCGCGATCGAGGACGACGCGTTTCAGACCGAGCTCGGTCAGTTCAACGTCGAGATCAACGTGCCGCCCGGCCAGATCGACGGCGACGGCCTGCAGACCATGGAGCAGTCGATCCGGGCCAGCCTGAACGCGGCCGAGGAGAAGGCGCAGCGGACCGGGTCGTCGATGGTGGTGGTCGGCATCCTGCCGACGCTGATGACCGATCACATCCGGCGCGAGGCGCTCAGCACCAACCCGCGGTACGCGCTGCTCAACGACCAGATCTTCCAGGCCCGCGGCGAGGACGTGCAGATCTCGATCGACGGCGTCGAGCGGCTGCAGGTGACCGCCGACAGCATCGTGCCCGAGGCCGCGTGCACCTCTACCCAGTTCCACCTGCAGGTGACGCCGGAGGCGTTCCCGCGGTACTGGAACGCGGCCCAGGCGATCTCCGGCGTCCAGCTCGCGGTCGGGGCGAACTCGCCGTTCCTGTTCGGCAAGGAACTGATGCGGGAGACCCGGATCGAGCTGTTCGAGCAGGCGGCCGACACCCGCACGCACGAGCTGAAGACGCAGGGCGTGCGGCCCCGGGTCTGGTTCGGCGAGCGGTGGATCACCTCGATCTTCGACCTGTTCGAGGAGAACTCGCGGTACTACCCCGCGCTGCTGCCGGTCACCTCCGAGGAGGACCCGATCGCCGTGCTGGATCGCGGCGACACCCCGGAGCTTGCGGAACTGCGGCTGCACAACGGGACGATCTACCGCTGGAACCGCCCGGTGTACGACGTTGTCCGGGAGAAGCCGCACCTGCGGGTCGAGAACCGGGTGCTGCCGGCCGGCCCGACGGTGGTCGACACGATGGCCAACGGCGCCTTCTACTTCGGCCTGGTCCGGGCACTGGCCGACGACGAGCGGCCGATCTGGTCGCAGATGTCGTTCAGCGCGGCGGAGGAGAACTTCCACGTCGCGGCCCGGCAGGGCATCGACGCCGAGGTGTTCTGGCCCGGCGTCGGCACGGTCCGGGCGACCGAGCTGGTCCTGCGCCGGCTGTTGCCGTTGGCATCGCGCGGGCTGGACGGCTGGGGCGTCGCGCCGGCGGTCCGGGACCGGCTGCTCGGCATCATCGAGCAGCGGTGCCTCACCCACCGCAACGGCGCGTCCTGGCAGGCCGACGAGTTCCACCGCCTGTACACCAAGGGCTCGCACGGCCGTCGTGACGCTCTGCGAGGAATGCTGAGCCGGTACCGCGACCACATGCACGCCAACACCCCGGTGCACGAGTGGCCGGTGGACTGA
- a CDS encoding RNA polymerase sigma factor encodes MSSSSSENLPAESARAVAATARSTAPRTSARVPDPAAKKATVKKAAPAAKKAAVSTKEDGIPAKKAAAKKAPAKKAVSEAGLAIDPKTGKPRALDEVDEADFQPDAVKPLEKELTEDQGFIVSEADETDEPEQQVMVAGATADPVKDYLKQIGKVPLLNAEQEVELAKRIEAGLFAEEQLSDESAKLKDKVRDEYDWISEDGRRAKNHLLEANLRLVVSLAKRYTGRGMLFLDLIQEGNLGLIRAVEKFDYTKGYKFSTYATWWIRQAITRAMADQARTIRIPVHMVEVINKLARVQRQMLQDLGREPTPEELAKELDMTPEKVIEVQKYGREPISLHTPLGEDGDSEFGDLIEDSEAIVPAEAVSFTLLQEQLHAVLDTLSEREAGVVSMRFGLTDGQPKTLDEIGKVYGVTRERIRQIESKTMSKLRHPSRSQVLRDYLD; translated from the coding sequence GTGTCGTCCAGCTCGTCCGAGAACCTTCCTGCCGAGTCCGCCCGGGCCGTGGCCGCCACTGCCCGGAGCACGGCCCCGAGGACCAGCGCCAGAGTGCCTGACCCTGCCGCCAAGAAGGCAACCGTGAAGAAGGCCGCCCCGGCGGCCAAGAAGGCTGCTGTGTCCACCAAGGAGGACGGTATCCCCGCGAAGAAGGCCGCCGCGAAGAAGGCGCCGGCGAAGAAGGCCGTGTCCGAGGCGGGTCTGGCGATCGACCCGAAGACCGGGAAGCCGCGCGCGCTGGACGAAGTCGACGAGGCGGACTTCCAGCCGGACGCGGTCAAGCCGCTGGAGAAGGAGCTCACCGAGGACCAGGGCTTCATCGTCTCCGAGGCCGACGAGACCGACGAGCCCGAGCAGCAGGTGATGGTGGCCGGCGCCACCGCCGACCCGGTCAAGGACTACCTGAAGCAGATCGGCAAGGTCCCGCTGCTGAACGCGGAGCAGGAGGTCGAGCTCGCCAAGCGGATCGAGGCCGGCCTGTTCGCCGAGGAGCAGCTGAGCGACGAGTCGGCCAAGCTCAAGGACAAGGTCCGCGACGAGTACGACTGGATCTCCGAGGACGGCCGCCGGGCGAAGAACCACCTGCTCGAGGCGAACCTGCGACTCGTCGTCTCGCTGGCCAAGCGCTACACCGGCCGCGGCATGCTGTTCCTGGACCTGATCCAGGAGGGCAACCTGGGCCTGATCCGCGCGGTCGAGAAGTTCGACTACACCAAGGGCTACAAGTTCTCCACCTACGCGACCTGGTGGATCCGGCAGGCGATCACCCGGGCGATGGCCGACCAGGCCCGCACGATCCGGATCCCGGTGCACATGGTCGAGGTGATCAACAAGCTCGCCCGGGTCCAGCGCCAGATGCTGCAGGACCTCGGCCGCGAGCCCACTCCGGAGGAGCTCGCCAAGGAGCTCGACATGACCCCGGAGAAGGTCATCGAGGTGCAGAAGTACGGCCGCGAGCCGATCTCCCTGCACACCCCGCTCGGTGAGGACGGCGACTCCGAGTTCGGCGACCTGATCGAGGACTCCGAGGCGATCGTGCCGGCCGAGGCGGTCTCCTTCACCCTGCTGCAGGAGCAGCTGCACGCGGTGCTGGACACGCTGTCCGAGCGCGAGGCCGGCGTGGTCTCGATGCGCTTCGGGCTCACCGACGGCCAGCCCAAGACGCTGGACGAGATCGGCAAGGTCTACGGCGTCACCCGTGAGCGGATCCGGCAGATCGAGTCGAAGACGATGTCGAAGCTGCGGCACCCGTCCCGCTCCCAGGTCCTGCGCGACTACCTCGACTGA
- a CDS encoding serine hydrolase domain-containing protein, translated as MAIIKNVQQVLDSVVAEYGAPGVVAAMQDENDAWSGAAGLSDLEAGRPRELGEQFSVGSGAKAFTAAAMLTLEAEGRLSLTDTVEQWLPGMVRGNGNDGRRITIGQLLTHTSGLGITGLNVELARKYNTRAGFAAHRYDVWTVEELLKIQLTIPPLSAPGSDFAYSNGGYHLAGAIIEKVTGRRYEDEVDRTVVQPLGLTGTYARALDERQYRGPHARVYSRQFFKEGVDIDSLTPDNYASLLEGPDADPVDVTDRTIWGWAAGGVVSTTSDMLRFTKAMITGSLLPPAQHRTMWSTVPTSDWLPNTRYGTGVSEWALADGRTLNIVAGVEMGTASFTMGTPDARRLVSVNINCDWNWYPVCSQIADAVFGSPFLPPQERLR; from the coding sequence ATGGCAATCATCAAGAACGTGCAGCAGGTGCTCGACAGCGTGGTGGCCGAGTACGGCGCGCCCGGCGTCGTCGCAGCGATGCAGGACGAGAACGACGCCTGGAGCGGGGCAGCCGGACTGTCCGACCTCGAGGCCGGTCGGCCCCGCGAACTCGGAGAGCAGTTCAGCGTCGGCAGCGGCGCCAAGGCATTCACCGCCGCCGCGATGCTGACGCTGGAGGCCGAGGGCCGGCTGAGCCTCACCGACACCGTGGAGCAGTGGCTGCCCGGCATGGTGCGCGGCAACGGCAACGACGGCCGCCGGATCACGATCGGCCAGCTGCTGACCCATACCAGCGGCCTGGGGATCACCGGCCTGAACGTCGAGCTCGCGCGGAAGTACAACACCCGGGCCGGCTTCGCCGCACACCGCTACGACGTCTGGACCGTCGAAGAGTTGCTGAAGATCCAGCTGACCATTCCTCCGTTGTCCGCACCGGGTTCGGACTTCGCCTACAGCAACGGCGGCTACCACCTCGCCGGGGCCATCATCGAAAAGGTGACCGGGCGACGCTATGAGGACGAGGTCGACCGGACGGTCGTTCAGCCGCTCGGACTGACCGGCACCTATGCCCGGGCCCTCGACGAGCGGCAGTACCGGGGACCGCACGCCAGGGTGTACTCCCGGCAGTTCTTCAAGGAGGGCGTGGACATCGACAGCCTCACGCCGGACAACTACGCGTCGCTGCTGGAAGGCCCCGACGCCGATCCGGTCGACGTCACCGACAGGACGATCTGGGGGTGGGCCGCGGGCGGCGTCGTTTCGACCACCAGCGACATGCTCCGGTTCACCAAGGCAATGATCACCGGCTCGCTGTTGCCGCCCGCGCAGCATCGCACGATGTGGAGCACGGTCCCCACCAGCGATTGGCTGCCCAACACCCGCTACGGCACCGGCGTGAGTGAATGGGCGCTGGCCGACGGCCGCACGCTCAACATCGTGGCCGGTGTGGAGATGGGCACCGCCAGTTTCACCATGGGAACTCCTGACGCCCGACGCCTGGTCTCGGTGAACATCAACTGCGACTGGAACTGGTACCCGGTCTGCAGCCAGATCGCCGACGCGGTGTTCGGCTCGCCCTTCCTCCCACCCCAGGAGCGCCTGCGCTGA
- a CDS encoding HhH-GPD-type base excision DNA repair protein: MTSTRSKKLCLAQQPDADEMLSRDPFALMVGMLLDQQIPMERAFAGPVLIAKRMDGPFDPSTVAAYDPDGFVEVVAGPPAVHRFPTAMAARIQTLAKHLDEEYGGNASGVWADVKSGDDLLARLSALPGFGAQKAKIFVALLGKQLKVRPRGWREASEPYGEDGAYKSVADVIDVASLVKVRQFKAEQQVTQQRVVARPLRQTRNS; this comes from the coding sequence GTGACTTCGACACGCAGCAAGAAACTGTGCCTGGCGCAGCAGCCCGACGCCGACGAGATGCTGAGCAGGGACCCTTTCGCGCTGATGGTCGGCATGCTGCTCGACCAGCAGATCCCGATGGAGCGGGCCTTCGCCGGCCCGGTCCTGATCGCCAAGCGGATGGATGGCCCGTTCGACCCGTCCACGGTCGCCGCCTACGACCCGGACGGCTTCGTCGAGGTGGTGGCCGGCCCGCCCGCCGTGCACCGGTTCCCGACCGCGATGGCGGCCCGGATCCAGACCCTGGCCAAGCACCTGGACGAGGAGTACGGCGGTAACGCCTCGGGCGTCTGGGCCGACGTGAAGTCCGGCGACGACCTGCTGGCCAGGCTGTCGGCCCTGCCGGGATTCGGCGCGCAGAAGGCGAAGATCTTCGTGGCGCTGCTCGGCAAGCAGCTCAAGGTTCGTCCGCGCGGCTGGCGGGAGGCGTCCGAACCGTACGGCGAGGACGGTGCTTACAAGTCGGTCGCCGACGTAATCGACGTCGCCTCCCTGGTGAAGGTGCGGCAGTTCAAGGCCGAGCAGCAGGTCACGCAGCAGCGGGTGGTGGCGCGGCCGTTGCGGCAGACCAGGAACAGTTGA
- a CDS encoding universal stress protein produces the protein MTTIVVGYVPKAEGRAALRRAAEEAKLRDAKLVVVNSHRGGRSFDSDEAAASDAALTEVREQLDSTGVPYEVRQLVRGLDPAEDLVAVAEQVHAEFIVIGLRRRSPVGKLILGSNAQRVLLDAPCPVLAVKAEDGED, from the coding sequence ATGACGACCATCGTCGTGGGTTATGTGCCGAAGGCCGAAGGGCGTGCAGCCCTGAGGCGGGCGGCAGAGGAGGCGAAGCTCCGCGACGCCAAGCTGGTGGTGGTGAACTCCCACCGTGGCGGTCGCAGCTTCGACAGCGACGAGGCGGCGGCCAGTGATGCCGCGTTGACGGAGGTACGGGAGCAGCTCGACTCGACCGGCGTGCCCTACGAGGTACGGCAGCTGGTGCGTGGACTCGACCCGGCGGAGGACCTGGTGGCCGTCGCCGAGCAGGTGCACGCGGAGTTCATCGTGATCGGCCTGCGCCGCAGGTCCCCGGTCGGCAAGCTCATCCTCGGCAGCAACGCCCAGCGGGTGCTGCTCGACGCTCCGTGTCCGGTGCTGGCCGTCAAGGCCGAAGATGGGGAGGACTGA
- a CDS encoding hemerythrin domain-containing protein, with product MPKILQHTGGDVVEVILADHRWFEEALRELRDVRSDRAAVLADLATVLVAHAEAEESKVYPSLSKKHAIAEEEVEHSEHEHDEGNEALLALMEVADTSSEEFSEKTHELSEALSHHLDEEERDVLNPARTDISQEVRDRLGEEFSAERERLIESGCGSIENVRKLVAAAKEKDKKSS from the coding sequence ATGCCGAAGATCTTGCAGCACACCGGTGGCGACGTGGTGGAGGTCATCCTGGCCGATCACCGCTGGTTCGAGGAGGCGCTTCGCGAGCTGCGGGACGTGCGGAGTGACCGGGCTGCCGTGCTGGCGGATCTGGCGACCGTCCTGGTCGCGCACGCCGAGGCCGAAGAGTCCAAGGTCTATCCATCGCTGAGCAAGAAGCACGCGATCGCCGAGGAAGAGGTCGAGCACTCCGAGCACGAGCACGACGAGGGCAACGAGGCCCTGCTCGCGCTGATGGAGGTCGCCGACACCTCCTCGGAGGAGTTCAGCGAGAAGACCCACGAGCTGTCCGAGGCGCTGTCGCACCACCTCGACGAGGAGGAGCGCGACGTGCTCAACCCGGCGCGCACCGACATCTCCCAGGAGGTTCGGGACCGTCTCGGCGAGGAGTTCTCGGCCGAGCGCGAGCGCCTGATCGAGTCCGGCTGCGGCTCCATCGAGAACGTCCGCAAGCTGGTCGCCGCGGCCAAGGAAAAGGACAAGAAGTCCTCCTGA
- a CDS encoding YidC/Oxa1 family membrane protein insertase — MPSFLDAPVSGAYHLVSWLATTIEPLGGPYAAALAIVVCTIAVRLLLLPLSLAAVRGEKSRSVLMPQIQEISRRHAGNPERAQREIAKLQAESGTTLFAGCLPMFAQLPFFWVLYSLFSRTVVAGESNHLLAGTLFGAPLGVHWPLFASTPAYVGLAVLLAVVACFSARRQLARLHETATPMSRNLARLLPFGTLVTAAFIPLAAGLYLLTTTTWTVVERAILLR; from the coding sequence ATGCCTTCCTTTCTCGACGCGCCCGTCAGCGGCGCGTACCACCTCGTGTCCTGGCTCGCCACGACCATCGAACCCCTCGGCGGCCCGTACGCCGCCGCGCTGGCCATCGTTGTCTGTACGATCGCCGTCCGCCTGCTCCTGCTGCCACTGAGCCTCGCCGCGGTCCGGGGCGAGAAGTCCCGGTCGGTGCTGATGCCGCAGATCCAGGAGATCTCCCGACGGCACGCCGGCAACCCGGAGCGGGCCCAGCGGGAGATCGCCAAGCTGCAGGCGGAGTCGGGCACCACACTGTTCGCCGGCTGCCTGCCGATGTTCGCGCAACTGCCGTTCTTCTGGGTGCTCTACAGCCTCTTCTCCCGGACGGTCGTCGCGGGAGAGTCGAACCATCTGCTGGCCGGCACGCTGTTCGGCGCGCCGCTCGGTGTGCACTGGCCGCTGTTCGCCTCCACCCCCGCGTACGTCGGTCTGGCGGTACTCCTGGCGGTTGTCGCCTGCTTCTCCGCCCGTCGCCAGTTGGCCCGCCTGCACGAGACCGCCACGCCGATGAGCCGCAACCTCGCGAGGCTGCTTCCCTTCGGCACGCTGGTCACCGCCGCCTTCATTCCGCTCGCCGCCGGCCTCTACCTGCTGACCACCACCACCTGGACAGTGGTCGAACGGGCAATCCTCCTGCGCTGA
- the ddaH gene encoding dimethylargininase — protein MAPRALVRRPSPRLAEGLVTHIERTPVDADLAARQWQAYVDALASTGWTPVEVPAIDECPDGVFVEDTMVVFGDLAVIARAGATQRRPEAEAAEEAVRSQGYRIARIEEPGTLDGGDVLKIGTAVYVGRGGRTNQEGVDQLRAHLAPLGAEVVAVPVQKVLHLKSAVTALPDGTVIGYGPLVDDPAAFPTFRAVPEEAGAHVVLLDENRLLMAASAPRSAELFRELGYTPVVVDISEFEKLEGCVTCLSVRLRSVPLGD, from the coding sequence ATGGCACCCCGCGCACTCGTCCGCCGCCCGAGCCCGCGTCTCGCCGAAGGCCTGGTGACGCACATCGAACGCACACCGGTCGACGCAGACCTCGCCGCCCGGCAGTGGCAGGCGTACGTCGACGCGCTGGCCTCCACCGGCTGGACCCCGGTGGAGGTACCGGCGATCGACGAGTGCCCGGACGGGGTGTTCGTCGAGGACACGATGGTGGTGTTCGGGGATCTCGCGGTGATCGCGCGGGCGGGCGCGACACAGCGCCGGCCGGAGGCCGAAGCAGCCGAGGAAGCCGTGCGGTCACAGGGATATCGCATCGCGCGCATCGAGGAGCCGGGCACGCTCGACGGCGGGGACGTGCTCAAGATCGGCACCGCAGTGTACGTCGGACGCGGCGGCCGCACCAACCAGGAGGGCGTCGACCAGCTCCGCGCGCACCTGGCTCCGCTCGGCGCGGAGGTCGTCGCCGTACCGGTCCAGAAGGTGCTGCACCTGAAGTCGGCGGTCACCGCGCTGCCGGACGGCACGGTCATCGGGTACGGGCCGCTGGTCGACGACCCGGCGGCCTTTCCCACCTTCCGCGCCGTGCCCGAGGAAGCCGGTGCGCACGTCGTACTCCTGGACGAGAACCGCCTGCTGATGGCCGCCTCCGCGCCGAGGTCGGCCGAGCTGTTCCGCGAGCTCGGCTACACGCCGGTTGTCGTCGACATCAGCGAGTTCGAGAAGCTCGAGGGCTGCGTGACCTGCTTGTCGGTGCGCCTGCGTTCAGTGCCCCTCGGCGACTGA
- a CDS encoding MBL fold metallo-hydrolase, giving the protein MDRACAGFLLEYDGFKVVLDLGYAALPQLLKHCPDGEVDAVVVTHQHPDHCVDVSALARVRYYQARDAAPIPLYCPPGVLDVLRALEPRPDPATVFAVRDLADAGEIGPFRLETALLPHYITNLGVRLSAPGVTVAYTGDSGPSDLLAGLAAGSDLFVADATLQGEPPATEPRYVMTAAEAAAGATGAKRLLLTHFWPGSDRALSVSEARKVFAGEVIAAEEGLVVAL; this is encoded by the coding sequence GACGGGTTCAAGGTGGTGCTGGATCTCGGGTACGCGGCGCTGCCGCAGTTGCTGAAGCACTGTCCTGACGGCGAGGTCGACGCGGTCGTCGTCACGCACCAGCATCCAGACCACTGCGTGGACGTGAGCGCGCTCGCTCGGGTCCGCTACTACCAGGCGAGGGATGCGGCGCCGATCCCGCTCTACTGCCCGCCGGGCGTTCTCGACGTACTGCGCGCGCTCGAGCCGCGGCCGGATCCGGCGACGGTCTTCGCGGTGCGCGATCTCGCCGACGCCGGCGAGATCGGGCCGTTCCGGCTGGAGACCGCTCTCTTGCCGCACTACATAACGAATCTCGGAGTACGACTCAGTGCTCCGGGGGTGACAGTCGCCTATACGGGCGACAGCGGACCCTCGGACCTGTTGGCCGGGCTCGCCGCGGGGAGCGATCTCTTCGTCGCGGACGCGACGCTCCAGGGTGAGCCGCCGGCGACGGAGCCCCGGTACGTGATGACCGCGGCGGAGGCGGCCGCCGGCGCGACCGGGGCGAAGCGGTTGCTGCTGACCCACTTCTGGCCGGGCTCGGATCGCGCTCTCTCGGTTTCCGAGGCGCGCAAGGTGTTCGCGGGTGAGGTGATCGCGGCCGAGGAGGGGCTGGTCGTCGCGCTCTGA